In one Solanum lycopersicum chromosome 11, SLM_r2.1 genomic region, the following are encoded:
- the LOC138339433 gene encoding uncharacterized protein, whose protein sequence is MNTRRTSRRVGEADSRENQTPPQAPAAGVKVPVNPAALTDGEVIAALTTEEGAPKENPHASAMASRLRDFTRINPPAYFESRTNEDTQEFVDEVHMILFRMGVNEKERLSRLHTRSRMWLRDEISMFVTCVSEDLEEESRWRRVIGGRDTKKERSLGPQIRLVLALVGVHFFGVQDRPMLKNGHQHSGNPTSSRNTNDKGGKSGPKKGNDRKSPRDRKPCGKCDRLHNGECMVGSNAYYRCDKSGHMIRDCPHVKNQAKADTPPRPNPTATTDPLKSNRFYAVKGRKEQEKSADVVTDLPGIPPEHEIDLDIDLRPNTKPISVPPYRMAPGELEELMLQLKDLPDKGFIQLSISRWDALVLFVKKNDGTLKMCIDYRQFNKVTIKYKYPIPRIDDLFDQIQGSNFFSKIDLWLRKEHEQHLRMTLQVLRENQLYEKLSKCEFWMRSVTFLGHVVSNLGVEVDPKKIESVKNCPRPLTHIDIKSFFGSANYYCRQDGKVIAYVSRQLKIHKKNYPIHDLELAVVIFALKLWRHYLYGVHVDRELNLRQRSWLELLKDYDIVSTITQGDGVLRYQGRLRVPNIDNLRLNIIEVAHGSRITKSTHFILVKSTYRAKHYAKMYIDEIVKISTAFYPQTDGKAERTIQTLEDMMRACVIDFKES, encoded by the exons atgaacacaagaagaacAAGTAGGAGAGTTGGAGAAGCAGATAGTAGGGAAAACCAAACTCCTCCCCAAGCCCCAGCTGCTGGAGTGAAAGTGCCTGTCAACCCAGCTGCGTTGACAGATGGAGAAGTGATAGCAGCACTG ACCACTGAAGAGGGTGCTCCCAAGGAGAACCCACATGCTAGCGCCATGGCTAGCAGACTGAGAGATTTCACCAGGATAAATCCTCCAGCCTACTTCGAGTCCAGAACCAATGAGGATACCCAggagtttgtggatgaggtCCACATGATTCTCTTTCGTATGGGTGTTAATGAAAAGGAGAGGTTGAGTAGGCTGCATACCcgctcaaggatgtggctcag GGATGAGATCAGCATGTTTGTGACTTGTGTATCAGAGGATTTGGAGGAGGAAAGTCG GTGGAGGAGAGTCATCGGAGGAAGAGATACCAAGAAGGAAAGAAGCCTAGGCCCTCAGATCAGGCTGGTTCTAGCACTAGTAGGAGTTCATTTTTTTGGAGTCCAGGATAGGCCCATGTTAAAGAATGGGCACCAACACTCAGGTAATCCTACTTCTTCCAGGAACACTAATGACAAAGGGGGCAAGTCTGGCCCCAAGAAGGGAAATGATAGAAAATCCCCGCGTGACAGAAAGCCGTGTGGTAAGTGTGACCGTTTGCATAATGGTGAGTGCATGGTAGGTTCTAATGCCTACTATAGGTGCGACAAGAGTGGACATATGATCAGGGACTGCCCACATGTGAAGAATCAGGCTAAGGCAGATACTCCGCCTCGGCCTAATCCTACTGCTACAACCGATCCTCTCAAGAGTAACAGGTTCTATGCTGTGAAAGGTAGaaaggagcaggagaagtcagCTGATGTGGTCACG GATTTACCAGGAATCCCTCCTGAACACGAAATTGACTTGGATATTGACTTACGTCCCAACACCAAACCAATTTCAGTTCCTCcctatagaatggctccaggtGAACTCGAAGAGTTGatgttgcagttaaaagatctacctgataagggcttcatccaGCTGAGCATATCCCGATGGGATGCTctagtgttgtttgtaaagaaaaatgatggaacccttaaaatgtgtatcgattatcgacaattcaacaaagtcactataaagtaCAAATACCCGATTCCTAGAATCgatgatctatttgatcagATCCAAGGTTcaaatttcttttctaaaatagatCTCTGGTTAAG aaaagagcatgaacaacatttgagaatgACATTGCAAGTACTCAGGGAAAATCAGTTGTATGAAAAATtaagcaaatgtgagttttggatgAGATCAGTGACCTTTCTTGGTCATGTGGTGTCCAACCTgggtgtagaggttgatccaaaAAAGATTGAGTCAGTAAAGAACTGTCCGAGACCCCTCACTCATATAGACATCAAGAGTTTCTTCGGTTCAGCTAATTACTATTGCAG gCAGGATGGCAAGGTGATTGCATATGTATCAAGACAATTGAAAATCCACAAGAAGAATTACCCTAtccatgatcttgagttagctgtTGTGATATTTGCGTTAAAACTTTGGAGacattacttatatggtgtacatgttgat AGAGAATTGAATCTTCGTCAGAGAAGTTGGCTAGAGttgctcaaggattatgacatagTGTCCACTAtcacccag GGGGATGGTGTGCTTAGATACCAGGGCAGATTGCGTGTACCGAATATTGATAATTTGAGACTTAATATTATCGAAGTGGCTCATGGCTCCAG GATAACTAAGTCTACTCACTTCATTcttgtgaagtctacttacagggcAAAACATTATGCCAAGATGTATATTGATGAGATA GTGAAGATCAGTACTGCTTTTTATCCTCAGACGGATGGAAAAgcagagcgtactattcagacccTTGAAGACATGATGAGAgcatgtgttattgacttcaaggAGAGTTGA